One Plasmodium vivax chromosome 13, whole genome shotgun sequence genomic region harbors:
- a CDS encoding tRNA pseudouridine synthase, putative (encoded by transcript PVX_085575A): MPTNMGDAAGKANCQIEPERKEAVIDTSNWPLLLRNYDKLNVRSSHFTPLPMGNSPYSRNLEEYLKYGIINLDKPSNPSSHEVVSWIRKILRCEKTGHSGTLDPKVTGVLLVCLNRATRLVKSQQESGKEYVCVCKFHSKPKSLEEVKLVLNNFHGAIFQRPPLICAVKRQLRVRTIYDSKLLDYDDTNNVCVFWVKCQAGTYIRTLCEHIGLLLGVGAHMQELRRVKSGNMTEYDNMCTLHDILDAQHVYDTTGDETYLRRIITPLEKLLINFPRIVIKDSAVNAICYGAKLTIPGVLRFDNNIDMYAEIVLMTTKGEAVALAIAQMTASVIATVDHGVVALTKRVIMDRDTYDVKWGFGTRSMEKKKLILAGLLDKHGKPNEKTPLSWIKSEGYVPKLVGDTAIYTLNADGSNNEVQENAKNVGGDNNNPVGGTSSFNVSDGESKKKKDGEGAEENDNNAGEQSDSGVVKKKRKKN; encoded by the coding sequence ATGCCAACCAACATGGGAGACGCAGCGGGGAAGGCGAACTGCCAAATCGAGCCGGAGAGAAAAGAAGCAGTGATAGATACATCCAACTGGCCACTCCTGCTAAGGAACTATGACAAACTGAACGTCCGAAGTTCCCACTTCACGCCCCTGCCAATGGGAAACTCCCCCTACTCGCGCAATTTAGAAGAGTACCTAAAATATGGGATCATCAATTTGGATAAACCCAGTAACCCCTCCTCCCATGAAGTCGTTTCTTGGATAAGGAAAATCCTAAGGTGTGAAAAAACAGGACACAGTGGTACCTTAGACCCCAAGGTGACGGGTGTATTACTCGTATGTTTAAATAGAGCAACCCGGTTGGTAAAATCACAGCAGGAATCTGGAAAGGAAtacgtatgtgtatgtaaatTTCATTCTAAGCCCAAAAGTCTTGAAGAAGTAAAGCTAGTACTAAATAATTTCCATGGGGCTATTTTCCAAAGGCCCCCATTAATATGTGCTGTCAAAAGGCAATTAAGAGTGCGAACGATTTATGATTCGAAACTGTTAGATTATGATGATACTAATAACGTCTGTGTATTTTGGGTAAAGTGTCAAGCAGGAACTTACATAAGGACGTTGTGTGAGCATATAGGGTTGCTCCTAGGAGTAGGGGCACACATGCAAGAATTGAGGAGAGTAAAATCTGGAAATATGACAGAGTATGATAATATGTGTACGCTACATGACATTTTGGATGCCCAACATGTGTATGATACTACTGGGGATGAAACTTACCTGAGGAGAATTATCACCCCGTTGGAGAAGCTTCTTATAAACTTCCCCAGGATAGTTATAAAGGACAGTGCCGTGAATGCCATCTGCTACGGAGCTAAATTGACCATCCCTGGGGTTTTACGATTCGACAATAATATTGATATGTACGCCGAAATTGTTTTAATGACGACGAAAGGTGAAGCAGTTGCCTTGGCCATTGCCCAAATGACTGCAAGTGTCATCGCCACTGTCGACCATGGTGTTGTTGCTCTCACCAAGAGGGTTATTATGGATAGAGATACCTACGATGTGAAGTGGGGGTTTGGTACCAGAtctatggaaaaaaaaaaattaattcttgCCGGTCTGCTTGATAAGCATGGAAagccaaatgaaaaaacaccACTCAGTTGGATCAAAAGTGAAGGTTACGTTCCCAAACTGGTTGGCGATACGGCCATTTATACGCTCAACGCGGATGGCAGTAACAATGAGGTGCAAGAAAATGCCAAGAATGTGGGGGGTGATAATAATAACCCTGTGGGGGGAACCTCCTCTTTCAATGTAAGCGATggtgaaagtaaaaaaaaaaaggatggtGAGGGGGCGGAAGAAAATGACAACAACGCAGGTGAGCAGTCCGACTCGGGGGTGGtcaaaaagaagaggaaaaaaaattaa